In Sphingobacteriaceae bacterium, the following are encoded in one genomic region:
- a CDS encoding recombinase family protein yields the protein MENNETVTQAKKVAIYCRVSSNKQTNENQLTKLLQYATDKLYKFDLFEEVESTRKTRPIKQDLLNRVRKGEYSAIVVFKLDRFARSMSELINDVEELVKRKVGFVSISENLDFSTAAGELQFHILSAFSQFERSIIRDRTIEGIARAKAKGKLLGRPKGRKDSNPRPTSGYVMREANKRKKLAEGNGVFQSLESYIKNTPPNK from the coding sequence ATGGAAAATAATGAAACAGTAACACAAGCAAAAAAGGTAGCAATATATTGCAGAGTATCTTCCAATAAGCAAACGAACGAAAATCAATTAACAAAACTGTTGCAATATGCGACAGATAAACTGTACAAATTTGACTTATTTGAAGAAGTTGAAAGCACACGTAAAACAAGACCAATCAAGCAAGACTTGTTGAATAGGGTTAGAAAAGGAGAATACTCTGCCATTGTGGTATTTAAACTTGATCGCTTTGCTCGTTCAATGTCTGAATTGATAAATGATGTTGAGGAATTAGTAAAAAGGAAAGTTGGATTTGTTTCCATAAGTGAAAATTTAGATTTCTCAACTGCTGCGGGAGAATTGCAATTTCACATCTTATCTGCATTTTCACAATTTGAACGAAGTATTATTAGAGATAGAACAATAGAGGGAATTGCAAGGGCTAAGGCTAAAGGTAAATTGCTTGGCAGACCGAAAGGAAGAAAGGATAGTAATCCAAGACCTACAAGTGGTTATGTTATGCGTGAGGCTAACAAACGAAAAAAGTTAGCCGAAGGTAATGGTGTTTTTCAATCGCTAGAGTCGTATATCAAAAATACTCCCCCAAATAAATAG
- a CDS encoding helix-turn-helix domain-containing protein, whose translation MNKQEVTVAELLPQIYHHINVVVRSAAKEAMEQLLKGKSSNEPNMDEDFLSAEQTASFLKLKLNTIYSKAEKGDLPFYRSGKRKLLFSKKELEQYVAKRKVKSLDEINEEVETYKSKK comes from the coding sequence ATGAACAAACAAGAAGTCACAGTAGCCGAGTTGCTACCGCAAATCTACCACCACATAAACGTGGTAGTCCGTTCCGCTGCCAAAGAAGCAATGGAACAATTATTAAAAGGCAAATCCTCTAATGAGCCTAATATGGACGAGGATTTCCTATCCGCTGAACAAACAGCATCTTTTCTTAAACTCAAACTGAACACAATTTACTCTAAGGCAGAAAAGGGGGATTTACCTTTTTACCGAAGCGGTAAACGTAAACTCCTTTTTTCAAAAAAGGAATTGGAGCAGTATGTTGCTAAAAGAAAAGTAAAAAGCCTTGACGAAATAAACGAGGAAGTAGAAACCTATAAAAGCAAGAAATAA
- a CDS encoding integrase catalytic domain-containing protein, whose amino-acid sequence MFSALTGLRWSDIERLTWGDIQKTASGHFLHIIQKKTVDVIMHPISETAVTLLGERGKHSERVFEGLKYSDSNNDKLKRWILKAGISKKASLHNFRHSYATLLLNKGADIFTVSKMLGHKNIKTTMIYAKVLTETKINAANLIDIEL is encoded by the coding sequence ATTTTTTCAGCCTTAACGGGGCTAAGGTGGTCTGATATTGAACGCTTAACGTGGGGTGATATACAAAAAACAGCAAGTGGTCATTTTCTTCACATTATTCAAAAGAAGACCGTTGACGTTATAATGCACCCAATAAGTGAAACCGCAGTTACACTTCTTGGTGAAAGAGGTAAACATTCAGAAAGAGTGTTTGAAGGGTTAAAGTATTCTGATAGCAATAATGATAAATTGAAAAGATGGATTTTGAAAGCGGGTATTAGCAAAAAAGCGAGCCTACATAACTTTAGGCATTCCTACGCGACCTTGCTTTTAAATAAAGGGGCAGACATCTTTACTGTTTCTAAGATGTTAGGGCATAAAAACATTAAAACAACAATGATTTACGCCAAAGTATTAACAGAAACAAAAATAAATGCTGCTAACTTAATTGATATTGAATTATGA
- a CDS encoding phage integrase SAM-like domain-containing protein — MGVHLRKKKIANGKQSLYLDFYPPIKGGDGKFTRREYLNRYVYEKPKTQEEKLHNKENLVFAEGLKNRREKDILNEQDGIFNSQNKKRDFIDFFQGLCEKRKESDGNYGNWLSALHYLKSFTSGKCKMGDLTEDFCNKFKEYLLQANRLNTVKGLRLSQNSALSYFNKFRCAINEAFDARLLNENPLRHIKAIPQKETKREFFTQEELQLLVKTECDLEALKKSQFFQP, encoded by the coding sequence ATGGGAGTGCATTTAAGAAAAAAGAAAATAGCCAATGGCAAACAAAGTTTGTACTTGGATTTTTATCCTCCAATTAAAGGAGGTGATGGAAAGTTTACCCGCAGAGAATATCTTAACCGATATGTTTATGAAAAACCAAAAACCCAAGAGGAGAAACTGCACAACAAGGAGAATCTTGTTTTTGCAGAAGGTTTAAAAAACAGAAGAGAAAAAGATATACTTAATGAACAAGATGGTATTTTTAACTCGCAAAATAAAAAACGAGATTTTATAGACTTCTTTCAAGGCTTGTGTGAAAAGCGTAAAGAAAGTGATGGCAATTATGGTAATTGGTTGAGTGCATTACATTACTTAAAATCATTTACGAGCGGCAAGTGTAAAATGGGCGATTTAACAGAGGACTTTTGTAATAAGTTCAAAGAATACCTTTTACAAGCAAACCGATTGAATACAGTGAAAGGATTGCGTTTATCACAAAACTCTGCACTTAGTTACTTCAATAAATTTCGTTGTGCCATTAACGAAGCATTTGATGCCCGTTTGCTTAATGAAAATCCTTTACGTCATATTAAGGCAATTCCACAAAAAGAAACTAAGCGTGAATTTTTCACTCAAGAAGAGTTGCAACTTTTGGTAAAGACAGAATGTGATTTAGAAGCCTTAAAAAAGTCGCAATTTTTTCAGCCTTAA
- a CDS encoding helix-turn-helix domain-containing protein has product MSSNITIPKICLQCNKGFIAKTTVTKFCSHKCASKAYKLNKKNEKVEKAQVQEYQKSVGIDMQLIQSKDFLSIKETCLLLGISRMSLYRYIKNKTIKPSKLGGKVIIKKQVINNLIK; this is encoded by the coding sequence ATGAGCAGCAACATAACAATACCTAAAATCTGTTTACAATGCAATAAAGGTTTTATTGCAAAAACTACGGTTACAAAATTTTGCTCACATAAATGTGCAAGTAAAGCATACAAGTTAAATAAGAAAAATGAGAAGGTTGAGAAAGCACAAGTACAAGAATATCAAAAGTCAGTAGGGATTGATATGCAGTTAATTCAATCAAAGGATTTTTTAAGTATAAAAGAAACGTGTTTGCTGCTCGGTATTAGCAGAATGAGTTTGTACAGATACATTAAAAACAAAACCATTAAGCCTTCAAAACTTGGAGGGAAAGTGATAATAAAGAAACAAGTAATAAATAATTTAATAAAATAG
- the mnmE gene encoding tRNA uridine-5-carboxymethylaminomethyl(34) synthesis GTPase MnmE yields the protein MNFNPHDTIIALATAHGSAAIAVLRISGPDSFQLVQKFLFNKKGKAINLQTQKTHTLHFGILKHGDIILDEVLVSVFKNPFSYTGQDSVEISCHGSTFIQQQLLQIFLDAGARLAEPGEFTLRAFLNGKVDLSQAEAVADLVNSNSALSHQVAMQQMRGGFSSKIKILRDHLISFASLIELELDFSEEDVEFASRKDLYKLIQDILKVLQKLIESFEVGNVIKNGIPVAIVGKPNAGKSTLLNLLLEDERAIVSEIPGTTRDAIEDEITIDGVLFRFIDTAGIRTTTDVIEQIGVNKAFEAIRKSAIIIYLFDSHEISSGDLKNEIELLKEHIGNSQLVLVANKIDVEGEKELREEFSDYPELLYISAKENKNIELLKTRLIELFDSRTVNTGDTIVTNARHANSLKNALNALLKVKEGMDNQLSGDLLALEIRYALNELGLITGEVTNEDLLDSIFTKFCIGK from the coding sequence GTGAATTTCAATCCACACGATACTATTATTGCTTTGGCTACCGCGCATGGTAGTGCCGCTATTGCCGTACTGCGGATTAGCGGACCCGATTCATTCCAGCTGGTTCAAAAATTTTTATTTAATAAAAAGGGCAAAGCCATTAATCTCCAAACTCAAAAAACGCACACCCTGCATTTTGGAATCCTCAAACATGGAGATATTATTTTGGATGAAGTATTGGTGAGTGTTTTTAAAAATCCTTTTTCCTATACCGGACAAGATAGTGTAGAAATTTCCTGCCATGGTTCTACTTTTATTCAACAACAACTTTTACAAATATTTTTAGACGCCGGCGCTCGATTAGCGGAGCCCGGCGAATTTACCTTGCGTGCCTTCTTAAATGGAAAAGTGGATTTGAGTCAGGCTGAAGCCGTAGCAGATTTGGTGAATAGTAATTCGGCCTTGTCGCATCAGGTGGCCATGCAGCAAATGCGGGGAGGATTTTCTTCCAAAATAAAAATACTGCGCGATCATTTAATTTCATTTGCTTCTTTAATTGAATTGGAATTGGATTTTAGCGAAGAAGATGTAGAATTTGCCAGCAGAAAAGATTTGTATAAGCTCATACAGGATATTTTAAAAGTGCTTCAAAAATTAATTGAAAGCTTTGAAGTGGGCAATGTGATTAAAAACGGAATACCGGTAGCCATTGTAGGAAAACCCAATGCCGGCAAATCTACCTTACTGAATTTGTTACTGGAAGACGAAAGAGCCATAGTAAGCGAAATACCCGGCACTACGCGTGATGCCATTGAAGACGAAATAACCATTGATGGCGTTTTATTTAGATTTATTGATACAGCAGGCATTAGAACCACTACGGATGTAATTGAACAAATAGGAGTGAACAAGGCTTTTGAAGCCATACGCAAATCGGCCATTATTATTTATTTGTTTGACTCGCATGAAATAAGCAGCGGCGATTTAAAAAATGAAATAGAACTATTAAAAGAACATATAGGAAATTCCCAATTAGTTTTGGTGGCCAATAAAATTGATGTAGAAGGGGAGAAGGAGTTGAGAGAAGAATTTAGCGATTATCCCGAGCTCCTTTATATCTCAGCCAAAGAGAATAAAAATATTGAATTGCTCAAAACCCGATTGATAGAATTATTCGATAGCCGAACAGTAAATACCGGCGATACGATTGTAACCAACGCCCGCCATGCCAACAGCTTAAAAAATGCTTTAAATGCTTTATTAAAAGTAAAAGAAGGCATGGATAATCAATTATCCGGCGATTTACTGGCCCTAGAAATACGTTATGCCCTCAATGAACTGGGCTTAATTACCGGAGAGGTTACTAACGAAGACCTGCTTGATTCTATTTTTACTAAGTTTTGTATCGGAAAGTAG
- a CDS encoding tetratricopeptide repeat protein has protein sequence MRTVLLKETNDTSYVKKLIQIANLQTKNQPDSALLSYNQSLNVIASKLKAPSPIKNKLFYYKGLVNHRIGNLYYRYFGIKESIPYFRKAFTILDSLKNEKKLGSLNALGASFLGIGQVDSAIHIFNQCEKILITENNRNGLAETYNNLAISYIHQGIVDKCLYYHQKSLKIREEFGDVKGMAQSYNNIAIIYHQQNLKEDAKLYFEKCLTTARKAGDKSLEALAYNNLAIIASGKNEFEEALKLNKQSLAIRLDLKEMAGIAMSYYNFGNVYMGTQQIEKAKENFLKSLEISEKLGDIEYIFNNFNALTQLYKGINNIPLFEKYAKAAFEAALKLQSPTHLKDSYQELNELYVRKGDYKKAHEMYKNFITMRDSISNDETKQLTMKKKHQIEMEARERELKLIASNEKKLFLQKQENERARNKIIFVSFSIILLAVLVFTFFIYRGLQEKRKANLIILKQKALVEQKQKEVTESIVYATRIQRSLMASEKYIEKMLGKLKSSK, from the coding sequence TTGCGGACAGTATTACTAAAAGAAACCAACGATACTTCTTATGTAAAAAAACTCATTCAAATAGCTAATTTACAGACCAAAAATCAACCTGATTCAGCTTTATTGAGTTATAATCAAAGTTTAAATGTAATTGCAAGTAAATTAAAGGCACCTTCGCCCATTAAAAACAAATTATTCTATTATAAAGGATTAGTTAATCATAGAATCGGAAATTTATATTATCGGTATTTTGGTATAAAAGAATCTATTCCTTATTTCAGAAAAGCGTTCACCATTTTGGATTCTTTAAAAAATGAAAAGAAATTAGGCTCTTTAAATGCTTTAGGAGCGTCTTTTTTAGGTATAGGCCAGGTTGATTCTGCTATTCATATTTTTAATCAATGCGAAAAAATTCTAATAACTGAAAATAATAGGAACGGACTTGCCGAAACCTATAACAACTTGGCTATTTCTTATATTCATCAAGGTATAGTAGACAAATGTTTGTATTACCATCAAAAAAGTTTAAAAATCAGAGAAGAGTTTGGTGATGTAAAAGGTATGGCACAGTCGTATAACAATATAGCTATCATTTACCATCAGCAAAATCTAAAAGAAGATGCTAAACTGTATTTTGAAAAGTGTTTAACCACCGCGCGCAAGGCCGGTGATAAAAGTCTGGAAGCTTTAGCATACAACAATTTAGCAATAATCGCAAGTGGAAAAAACGAATTTGAAGAAGCTTTGAAATTAAACAAGCAAAGTTTAGCCATTCGTTTGGATTTAAAAGAAATGGCGGGAATTGCTATGTCATATTATAATTTCGGAAATGTTTATATGGGTACTCAACAAATCGAGAAAGCAAAAGAAAATTTTTTAAAATCCTTGGAGATTTCTGAAAAATTAGGTGATATTGAATATATTTTTAATAATTTTAATGCACTTACACAACTTTATAAAGGAATTAATAACATTCCCCTTTTTGAAAAGTATGCTAAAGCGGCTTTTGAGGCGGCTTTAAAACTGCAAAGTCCAACTCATTTAAAAGATTCCTACCAAGAGTTGAATGAGTTATATGTTCGTAAAGGCGATTATAAAAAAGCACACGAAATGTATAAAAATTTCATAACCATGCGCGATAGTATTTCAAATGATGAAACTAAGCAATTAACCATGAAGAAAAAGCATCAGATTGAAATGGAAGCCCGTGAACGTGAATTAAAATTGATTGCTTCAAATGAAAAAAAATTATTTCTGCAAAAACAAGAAAATGAAAGAGCCAGAAATAAAATTATTTTTGTTTCTTTTTCTATTATTCTATTGGCTGTATTAGTGTTTACTTTTTTCATCTATCGGGGTTTGCAGGAAAAAAGAAAAGCGAATCTGATCATCTTAAAACAAAAAGCCCTGGTTGAACAAAAACAAAAGGAAGTAACAGAATCCATTGTGTACGCCACGCGAATACAACGCTCTTTAATGGCCAGCGAAAAGTACATCGAAAAAATGCTGGGCAAGTTAAAATCATCCAAATAA
- a CDS encoding RNA methyltransferase, which translates to MKPEDRNALITYLEQFITEKRLSRFKEVLTARMGHMHVLLEDVFQGHNAAAVLRSCDCFGVQHVHFIQDRNQVKISDEIALGSSNWLTLHKHIIQPDYDVKAILRKLKTDGFRIIATTPHENEQVITDLNVDSKFVLVFGTELEGISDAVKEEADEFVKIPMYGFTESFNISVSAALCMYELSNKIRKHVPAYGLEAEEMKDVYLNWCIQSVETGELLVERWIKENKK; encoded by the coding sequence ATGAAACCGGAAGATCGTAACGCGTTAATTACATACCTGGAACAATTTATTACCGAAAAAAGACTATCCAGGTTTAAAGAAGTGTTGACTGCCAGAATGGGGCATATGCATGTGCTATTGGAAGATGTTTTTCAGGGGCACAATGCCGCCGCTGTGTTAAGAAGTTGCGATTGTTTTGGCGTACAACATGTACATTTTATACAAGACAGAAATCAAGTAAAAATAAGCGATGAAATTGCCTTAGGAAGCAGCAATTGGTTAACCCTGCATAAACACATTATTCAACCGGATTACGATGTGAAAGCAATTTTAAGGAAATTAAAAACCGATGGATTTCGAATAATTGCCACCACACCACATGAAAATGAGCAGGTGATTACCGACTTAAATGTAGATTCGAAATTTGTTTTAGTTTTCGGTACAGAATTAGAAGGAATTAGTGATGCGGTTAAAGAAGAAGCGGATGAGTTTGTTAAAATTCCCATGTATGGTTTTACCGAAAGTTTTAATATAAGTGTGAGTGCTGCCTTGTGTATGTACGAATTAAGTAATAAGATAAGAAAACACGTGCCTGCTTATGGATTAGAAGCAGAAGAAATGAAGGATGTGTATTTAAACTGGTGTATACAAAGTGTTGAAACGGGGGAGTTGTTAGTGGAAAGATGGATAAAAGAAAATAAAAAATAA
- a CDS encoding TonB-dependent receptor: protein MKKKRKHITSYLGLGLVIGHFTTVQAQDTIQLRTVEITNEKTELFTQTKKIEKYDSITKSNFVFQSLGEMLALNSSIYIKSYGPGALSGTSMRGGNASQTAVLWNGINIVNPLVGQSDLNLLPVLLFEDLKTEYGGSSAVWGNGAVAGSILLDNSFDYNRGLKTEVNLSKASYNTVKMSSKINYSTQRFSTSTKFYLTNSHNNYLFKPALTEKDSLIELNNAAFSIKGIMQELRFFIKENQLLEIHCWADEAYRQLPTYNEIQTANAFQKDENFRTNIHWKKKKNKWTNQVKGGFLHNVFIYDNANSRTHTYSKALSGILESENYLAYKPNSKLLFGTNINFCEGISDAYLKREQLNKISLLMGNHSVFFNSKLIVDGNIRQEFFNTGNKPLTGNIALSYLPTNNIKLSVNSAKIYRQPTLNELYWYPGGQINLKPEEGWSQEGNINYIFKSQNFMAEINGAIYSRNINNWILWLPGTNGSPTPFNIQSVWSRGTESKLKLVHQKNKWLFSTQLTTAYTLSTVLKNEQENSENEGAQLIYTPRYTGNANVILAYGTLSFNYNQNYTGYRFTLSDNSQWLMPYSYSDIRISKSGQLGEQTGFSFFLAVLNLFNEEYAIIAGRPMPLRTYEIGIKLNTQSKNNNKITNN from the coding sequence ATGAAGAAAAAACGTAAACATATTACTTCTTATTTAGGCTTAGGTTTAGTGATTGGCCATTTCACTACCGTTCAGGCACAGGATACTATACAACTGCGGACCGTAGAAATAACCAATGAAAAAACGGAGCTATTTACCCAAACCAAGAAAATTGAAAAGTATGACTCCATAACCAAAAGCAATTTTGTTTTTCAGTCGCTGGGCGAAATGTTGGCTCTCAATTCCTCTATTTATATTAAATCATATGGGCCGGGTGCCCTTTCAGGAACCAGCATGCGCGGAGGTAACGCTTCGCAAACAGCAGTACTTTGGAATGGAATAAACATTGTAAATCCTTTAGTAGGTCAAAGTGATTTAAATTTATTACCGGTTTTATTGTTTGAAGACTTAAAAACAGAATATGGTGGAAGCTCCGCGGTATGGGGAAACGGTGCAGTAGCCGGTAGTATACTATTAGATAATTCTTTTGATTATAATCGGGGATTAAAAACCGAGGTTAATCTTTCTAAAGCTAGTTATAACACGGTAAAAATGTCGAGTAAAATCAATTATAGCACGCAAAGGTTTTCCACTTCCACTAAATTTTATCTCACTAATTCGCACAATAACTATTTATTTAAACCGGCCTTAACAGAAAAAGACAGTTTAATAGAATTAAATAATGCGGCATTTAGTATAAAAGGAATTATGCAAGAGCTGCGTTTTTTCATTAAAGAGAATCAGCTGTTAGAAATACATTGTTGGGCAGATGAAGCGTACCGACAATTACCCACATATAATGAAATACAAACGGCTAATGCTTTTCAAAAAGATGAGAATTTCAGAACCAACATTCACTGGAAAAAAAAGAAAAACAAATGGACCAATCAGGTAAAAGGCGGATTTTTACATAATGTGTTTATTTACGACAATGCCAATTCCCGCACACACACGTATAGCAAAGCCCTAAGTGGAATTTTAGAATCGGAAAATTACCTGGCGTACAAGCCAAATTCAAAATTACTTTTCGGGACTAATATTAATTTTTGCGAAGGAATAAGTGATGCCTATTTAAAAAGAGAACAATTGAATAAAATTTCATTGTTAATGGGCAATCATAGTGTTTTTTTTAATTCTAAATTAATAGTAGATGGGAATATAAGACAGGAATTTTTTAATACCGGCAACAAACCACTAACGGGGAATATTGCTTTGAGTTATTTACCAACAAATAATATTAAGCTCAGTGTAAACAGTGCTAAAATTTACCGACAACCTACATTAAATGAATTATACTGGTACCCCGGTGGACAAATAAATTTAAAACCCGAAGAAGGTTGGTCGCAGGAAGGGAATATAAACTACATTTTTAAATCACAAAATTTTATGGCAGAAATCAATGGGGCCATTTATAGTCGAAATATTAATAACTGGATACTTTGGTTACCCGGCACTAACGGTTCGCCTACTCCATTTAATATACAAAGTGTTTGGAGTCGAGGAACAGAAAGTAAATTAAAATTGGTTCACCAGAAAAATAAATGGCTATTTTCCACGCAATTGACCACTGCTTACACCCTTTCTACGGTTTTAAAAAACGAACAGGAAAACAGTGAAAATGAAGGTGCACAGTTAATTTATACCCCAAGATATACCGGAAATGCAAACGTAATTTTAGCATACGGAACTTTATCGTTTAACTATAACCAAAATTATACCGGATACAGATTTACGCTAAGTGATAATAGTCAATGGCTAATGCCCTACTCTTATTCTGACATTCGCATTTCCAAATCCGGACAACTCGGGGAACAAACCGGGTTTAGCTTTTTTCTGGCCGTTCTTAATTTATTTAATGAAGAATACGCTATTATTGCCGGGAGACCCATGCCACTTCGCACTTATGAAATAGGAATTAAATTGAATACACAATCAAAAAACAATAATAAAATAACTAATAATTAA
- a CDS encoding DUF4465 domain-containing protein, with translation MKKTLLTMAVALITGTFSAQSILADFESFSLPANSAYSSTASISFSTSNAIFPHTYDVGFSYWSGGFAYTNKTDSSTAGSGNLYGVKAYKGYNASDKYVVGQNNGIIKLTGNTNSVDGFYITNTTYTYKSMKNGDMFAKKFGGVSGNDPDYFKVTVKGYLNGTMKNDSSEFYLANFTFTNNAQDYIVSTWQYVVTSNLGQVDSIKFFMYSSDMSGGFMNTPAFFAIDNFSTSQVVGIAEHKQQLNSNIYPNPFQDKLQIEISEVEEFALCISDCYGKTIYVADKISKQTSVDLSTWHEGVYFVKITADNKTVTKKLIKQ, from the coding sequence ATGAAAAAAACACTACTCACCATGGCCGTTGCTTTAATAACCGGCACTTTTTCAGCTCAATCCATTTTAGCTGATTTTGAAAGTTTCAGTTTACCGGCCAACTCTGCTTATAGCAGCACTGCAAGCATTTCGTTTAGCACGTCAAACGCCATTTTCCCCCATACCTATGATGTTGGATTCAGTTATTGGTCGGGAGGATTTGCTTACACCAATAAAACCGATTCGTCCACGGCCGGATCCGGAAATTTATACGGTGTTAAAGCGTACAAAGGGTATAATGCCTCCGATAAATATGTTGTGGGTCAAAACAATGGAATTATTAAGCTAACAGGAAATACCAATTCAGTTGATGGATTTTATATTACCAATACTACCTATACCTATAAGTCTATGAAAAACGGCGATATGTTTGCCAAAAAATTTGGAGGCGTGAGCGGAAACGATCCGGATTATTTTAAAGTAACCGTTAAGGGATATTTAAATGGAACCATGAAAAACGATAGTTCAGAATTTTATTTAGCCAATTTCACCTTTACGAATAATGCGCAGGATTATATTGTGTCTACCTGGCAATATGTGGTTACCTCCAATTTAGGACAAGTAGATAGCATTAAATTTTTTATGTACTCGAGTGATATGTCGGGTGGTTTTATGAATACTCCGGCATTTTTTGCCATAGATAATTTCAGTACATCACAAGTCGTTGGAATTGCTGAACACAAACAACAACTAAACTCCAATATTTATCCGAATCCCTTTCAAGATAAATTACAAATTGAGATTTCCGAAGTTGAAGAATTTGCACTTTGCATATCTGATTGTTATGGAAAAACGATTTACGTTGCTGACAAAATTTCAAAACAAACTTCGGTTGATTTAAGTACTTGGCACGAAGGCGTATATTTTGTAAAAATTACTGCTGACAATAAAACTGTGACCAAAAAACTAATTAAACAATAA
- a CDS encoding glycosyltransferase family 1 protein has translation MVKAINIISFDIPFPANYGGVIDVYHKLRWLHKKGVEIHLHCFEYGRKHSEELEKICKTIHYYKRKTGIVSQLSALPYTVKSRQSEELAQNLLKNNYPILFEVLHTCYLLRDVRFIKRKKIYRHSNIEHEYYKHLASVEPNMLKKYYLTKEALKLEKFEPIIDLSDIILAVNADDANYFSLKYQKPKVVYLPSFHANDGVDIKSGKGDYVLYHGNLSVSENADAALWLAEHVFSKINQPCIIAGLNPSESLINRLMMFKNIKVIANPDETEMNGLIQNAQVHCLYTSQDTGLKLKLLNCLYKGRFIVSNAKMLRGTGIQQNSGLFIDEQFIQAIQTCFNSEFNEQLIHERKEQLKVFDNSNNADKLIETVFDA, from the coding sequence GTGGTAAAGGCTATTAATATCATTTCCTTCGATATTCCATTCCCCGCTAATTATGGCGGAGTAATTGATGTTTATCATAAATTGAGATGGTTACATAAAAAAGGTGTAGAAATACATTTGCATTGTTTTGAATATGGCCGCAAACACAGTGAAGAGTTGGAGAAAATTTGTAAAACTATTCACTACTATAAAAGAAAAACAGGAATTGTTTCACAACTATCAGCACTTCCATACACTGTAAAATCGAGGCAATCCGAAGAATTAGCCCAGAATCTCTTAAAAAATAATTATCCCATTTTATTTGAAGTATTGCACACTTGCTACCTTTTGCGGGATGTACGTTTTATTAAACGAAAAAAAATATACAGACATAGTAATATAGAACATGAATACTACAAACATTTAGCTTCTGTAGAGCCTAACATGCTCAAAAAATATTACCTCACCAAAGAAGCCCTTAAGCTTGAAAAATTTGAACCGATTATTGATTTGAGTGATATCATTTTAGCAGTAAATGCCGATGATGCGAATTACTTTAGCCTAAAATATCAAAAACCCAAAGTGGTGTATTTACCCAGTTTTCATGCTAATGATGGCGTAGATATTAAATCGGGGAAAGGAGATTACGTGCTGTACCACGGCAATTTAAGTGTTTCAGAAAACGCAGACGCTGCTCTATGGCTGGCCGAACATGTTTTTTCTAAAATAAATCAGCCATGCATTATCGCCGGATTAAATCCTTCAGAAAGTTTAATCAATCGGCTCATGATGTTTAAAAACATTAAAGTAATTGCCAATCCGGATGAAACGGAAATGAATGGCTTAATTCAAAACGCACAAGTACATTGTTTATACACCTCACAAGATACAGGCTTGAAATTGAAATTATTGAATTGTTTATACAAAGGCAGATTTATAGTTAGCAATGCCAAAATGTTGCGGGGTACCGGAATTCAACAAAATTCAGGTTTATTTATAGACGAACAATTTATCCAAGCCATTCAAACTTGTTTTAATTCTGAGTTTAATGAACAATTAATTCACGAGAGAAAAGAACAACTCAAAGTTTTTGATAATTCAAACAATGCCGATAAATTAATTGAAACCGTTTTTGATGCTTAG